In Tachysurus vachellii isolate PV-2020 chromosome 1, HZAU_Pvac_v1, whole genome shotgun sequence, a genomic segment contains:
- the LOC132852639 gene encoding phospholipid hydroperoxide glutathione peroxidase-like, protein MHAKYAERGLSILAFPCNQFANQEPGTNEQIKQYVESFSVQFDLFSKINVNGPEAHSLWKWLKEQPNGEGFLGNGIKWNFTKFLINRQGQVVKRYSPLKDPFAIERDILKYL, encoded by the exons ATGCACGCCAAGTATGCTGAGAGAGGTTTATCCATCCTAGCTTTCCCATGCAACCAGTTTGCCAACCAG GAACCTGGTACAAATGAACAGATCAAACAATATGTCGAATCCTTCAGTGTGCAATTTGACTTATTCAGCAAGATCAATGTAAACGGACCAGAAGCTCATAGCCTGTGGAAGTGGTTAAAGGAGCAACCGAATGGTGAAGGATTTCTAGGAAA TGGAATCAAATGGAATTTCACCAAG TTCCTCATTAACCGACAAGGCCAGGTTGTGAAGAGATACTCGCCACTGAAGGATCCATTT GCAATAGAAAGAGATATCCTGAAATATCTGTAG